The Bacteroidota bacterium genome includes the window AGGGCAAGCGAAGAGGTTAACGTTTTGTTGTCAATAAACTCACCTAAAAAATTCTTAAACATCAGCTCAGCCACTCCCGAACCGCCCGGGGTAGGACTTCCAATCATTAATATGCCCATAACTACCTGACGAGCATAAAGCAAAAAATGATCAAAATGTATACTGCTAAATGCCATAATGATGCAATTAATAATAATGAAACGCGCCGACCAACTTAAACAGGTAGCAAAAAAGGAAGTTAACCAATAGTTTAAATTTTTACCTTTTAGTTGTTTGGCTGCAATAACCATTTCTTCGCCGGTTTCAACAGCTTGATGTTTCCATTTGTGTAAAAATTTGAAAGAAAATAAGCGCACCAAAAAATGTTTAACGGCATGTGCATTTACAAATAAAGCATAAGCTATAACAAGTTTATAGGCTAGTATGGCAAAATAAATAAACCAAAAAGTATAGTATAATTCGTTACCGTGCGATAATTGCTGAGCTGCAGCACTATCAAGGTTTGAAAACAAGCCTTCTCGTCCGGCTATGAAATAAACTAAGGGAGCTACTAATGCAAAAAACAATCCATCTAAAAAGGAAGTAAACATTACCACCGATATACTTTTTCCGAAGGATATTTTTTCTTTGTTGATTATCAAAATTGCAAAAGCAAAACCTCCGCCAAGTATTGCAGGAGCAATAGCTGAAGCAAATTCCCAAAGCATAATTACTTCAAAACATTTACGCCAATTTAGTTCAGAATCGGTAAGTATGCGTATGCGCCACATGTAAGCAAAATCGCGCACTACTACCATACACAGTGCAAGCAACAGC containing:
- a CDS encoding flippase-like domain-containing protein, with the protein product MSGKASELLNMVKPSKLLVPIVLGLGAASYMLFRNFDSSAFDKVSWTFYTSLWLLLALCMVVVRDFAYMWRIRILTDSELNWRKCFEVIMLWEFASAIAPAILGGGFAFAILIINKEKISFGKSISVVMFTSFLDGLFFALVAPLVYFIAGREGLFSNLDSAAAQQLSHGNELYYTFWFIYFAILAYKLVIAYALFVNAHAVKHFLVRLFSFKFLHKWKHQAVETGEEMVIAAKQLKGKNLNYWLTSFFATCLSWSARFIIINCIIMAFSSIHFDHFLLYARQVVMGILMIGSPTPGGSGVAELMFKNFLGEFIDNKTLTSSLALLWRLISYYPYLFIGAIVLPRWVNRVFKKDELLK